Proteins co-encoded in one Flavobacterium sp. M31R6 genomic window:
- a CDS encoding acetyl-CoA C-acyltransferase — protein MKTAYIVKAYRTAVGKAPKGVFRFKRPDELAAETIQYMMNELPDFDKTRIDDVMVGNAMPEAEQGLNVGRLISLMGLKVDDVPGVTVNRYCASGLETIGMATAKIQSGMAHCIIAGGAESMSFIPMGGYKPTPDYAVAKAGHEDYYWGMGLTSEAVAKQFNISRADQDEFAFQSHNKALKAQAEGKFDKQIVPITVEQTFINEKGKKETKSYVVNKDEGPRAGTSLEALAGLRAVFAADGSVTAGNSSQMSDGAAFVLVMSEEMVKELNLEPIARLVNFASAGVEPRIMGIGPVKAIPKALKQAGLTLNDIDLIELNEAFASQALAVTRELNLNPDIINVNGGAIALGHPLGCTGAKLSVQLFDEMKRRGSKYGIVSMCVGTGQGSAGIYELM, from the coding sequence ATGAAAACAGCATATATAGTAAAAGCTTATCGTACTGCGGTAGGTAAAGCCCCAAAAGGAGTTTTTAGATTTAAAAGACCTGATGAGTTGGCTGCAGAAACCATTCAATACATGATGAATGAGTTGCCTGATTTTGACAAAACACGTATTGACGACGTTATGGTAGGAAACGCCATGCCGGAAGCAGAACAAGGTTTGAACGTAGGTCGTTTAATCTCTTTGATGGGATTAAAAGTAGATGATGTTCCGGGTGTAACTGTAAACAGATATTGCGCTTCAGGATTGGAAACAATCGGAATGGCAACTGCCAAAATCCAATCAGGTATGGCACATTGTATCATTGCCGGTGGAGCCGAAAGCATGAGTTTTATTCCAATGGGAGGTTATAAACCTACTCCGGATTATGCTGTCGCAAAAGCGGGACACGAGGACTATTACTGGGGAATGGGATTGACATCGGAAGCGGTGGCGAAACAATTCAACATCTCTCGTGCAGACCAAGATGAATTTGCTTTTCAATCACACAACAAAGCATTGAAAGCGCAAGCAGAAGGTAAATTTGACAAACAAATTGTGCCTATTACAGTAGAGCAAACTTTTATCAATGAAAAGGGTAAAAAAGAAACTAAATCATACGTTGTAAACAAAGACGAAGGCCCTAGAGCTGGAACTTCTTTGGAAGCATTGGCAGGTCTTAGAGCTGTTTTTGCTGCTGATGGAAGTGTAACAGCCGGTAACTCTTCACAAATGAGTGATGGTGCTGCCTTTGTACTCGTTATGAGTGAAGAAATGGTAAAAGAATTAAACCTTGAACCAATTGCACGTTTGGTAAACTTCGCCTCTGCAGGTGTTGAGCCAAGAATTATGGGAATTGGTCCTGTAAAAGCAATTCCAAAAGCCTTGAAACAAGCAGGATTGACTCTTAATGATATCGATTTAATTGAATTGAACGAAGCTTTTGCTTCACAAGCATTGGCAGTTACTCGCGAATTGAACTTGAATCCAGATATTATCAATGTGAATGGTGGAGCGATTGCTTTAGGTCATCCTTTAGGTTGTACTGGAGCCAAATTATCTGTTCAATTGTTTGACGAGATGAAACGCAGAGGAAGCAAATACGGAATTGTTTCTATGTGTGTGGGAACTGGACAAGGTTCTGCGGGGATTTATGAGTTGATGTAA
- a CDS encoding 3-hydroxyacyl-CoA dehydrogenase/enoyl-CoA hydratase family protein: MKRTIKKVAVIGSGIMGSGIACHFANIGVEVLLLDIVPRELTDAETKKGLTLESKIVRNRVVNEHLANSLKSKPSPIYSQKFASRITTGNTTDDMAKIANVDWIIEVVVERLDIKKLVFEQIEKFRKPGTLVTSNTSGIPIHFMSEGRSEDFQKHFCGTHFFNPARYLKLFEIIPGPQTSSEVLDFLTIYGEKFLGKTSVVAKDTPAFIGNRIGIYGIQSLFHLVKELGLTIEEVDKLTGPVIGRPKSATFRTVDVVGLDTLVHVANGIYENCPTDEQHELFKLPEFVNKMMENKWYGSKTGQGFYKKVDKDILSLDLDTLEYRPAKRASFATLELTKTIDKPINRFKVLVKGKDKAGEFYRKSFSGMFAYVSNRIPEISDELYKIDDAMKAGFGWENGPFEIWDAIGVQNGIEIMKAEGLEPAAWVTEMLASGSTSFYTVKEGATYFYNIPTKSQTKVPGQDAFIILNNIRESKKVWSNSGAIIQDLGDGILNLEFQSKMNTIGGDVLAAINKAIDLSEKEYQGLVIGNQAANFSVGANIGMIFMMAVEQEYDELNMAIKMFQDTMMRVRYSGIPVVVAPHGMTFGGGCEMSLHADKVVAAAETYMGLVEFGVGVIPGGGGSKELALRASDLFRKNDVELNVLQEYFMTIAMAKVSTSAYEAFDTGLLQHGKDIVVVNKDRQIAEAKKHALLMAEAGYTQPIRRTDVKVLGKQALGMFLVGTNQMVAGKYISEHDLKIANKLAYVMAGGDLSEATLVSEQYLLDIEREAFLSLCTERKTLERIQFMLTKGKPLRN, encoded by the coding sequence ATGAAACGCACCATTAAAAAAGTAGCAGTAATTGGATCCGGAATTATGGGTTCGGGAATTGCTTGTCATTTTGCCAACATTGGAGTCGAAGTCTTACTTTTGGACATTGTGCCAAGAGAATTGACTGATGCCGAAACCAAAAAAGGGCTTACGCTTGAAAGTAAAATTGTTCGCAACCGTGTGGTAAACGAGCATTTGGCCAACTCATTAAAATCGAAGCCCTCTCCTATTTACAGCCAAAAATTCGCAAGCCGAATCACGACTGGAAACACTACGGACGATATGGCCAAGATTGCCAATGTAGATTGGATCATCGAAGTGGTTGTGGAGCGTTTGGATATCAAGAAATTGGTTTTTGAGCAAATTGAAAAATTCAGAAAACCTGGAACTTTGGTTACATCCAACACTTCTGGTATTCCAATTCATTTCATGAGCGAAGGACGTAGCGAAGATTTTCAAAAACATTTCTGCGGAACTCACTTTTTTAACCCAGCGCGTTACTTAAAATTATTCGAAATTATTCCTGGTCCACAAACTTCTTCTGAGGTTTTGGATTTCTTAACCATATACGGAGAGAAATTCTTGGGTAAAACTTCAGTTGTTGCCAAAGATACTCCAGCATTTATCGGAAACCGTATTGGTATTTACGGAATCCAAAGTTTGTTCCATTTGGTAAAAGAATTGGGATTGACTATTGAAGAGGTAGATAAATTGACTGGCCCGGTTATTGGTCGTCCAAAATCGGCTACTTTTAGAACTGTGGATGTTGTTGGATTGGATACTTTGGTGCATGTTGCCAACGGAATCTATGAAAACTGCCCAACAGACGAACAACACGAATTGTTCAAACTTCCTGAATTTGTCAACAAAATGATGGAAAACAAATGGTACGGAAGTAAAACAGGCCAAGGTTTCTACAAAAAAGTAGACAAAGACATTCTTTCTTTGGACTTGGATACTCTTGAATACCGTCCTGCCAAAAGAGCTTCTTTTGCTACTTTGGAATTAACAAAAACAATCGACAAACCAATCAACAGATTTAAAGTTTTGGTTAAAGGAAAAGACAAAGCGGGTGAATTCTACAGAAAAAGTTTCTCTGGAATGTTTGCTTACGTTTCCAACCGTATTCCTGAAATCTCTGATGAGTTATACAAAATAGATGATGCCATGAAAGCTGGTTTTGGATGGGAAAATGGTCCATTCGAAATTTGGGACGCCATTGGTGTTCAAAATGGAATCGAAATCATGAAAGCCGAAGGTCTTGAACCTGCTGCTTGGGTTACCGAAATGCTTGCTTCTGGAAGCACTAGTTTTTATACTGTAAAAGAAGGAGCTACTTATTTCTACAATATTCCAACGAAATCACAAACTAAAGTTCCAGGACAAGATGCATTTATCATCCTAAACAACATTCGCGAAAGCAAAAAAGTTTGGAGCAATAGTGGTGCTATCATCCAAGATTTGGGAGACGGAATCTTGAATTTAGAATTCCAATCAAAAATGAATACCATTGGTGGCGATGTTTTAGCTGCGATCAATAAAGCGATAGATTTATCCGAAAAAGAATACCAAGGTTTAGTTATTGGAAACCAAGCAGCAAATTTCTCTGTTGGTGCCAATATAGGAATGATATTTATGATGGCTGTGGAGCAAGAATATGATGAGTTGAATATGGCCATCAAAATGTTCCAAGACACGATGATGCGTGTGCGTTATTCTGGAATTCCTGTCGTAGTTGCTCCTCACGGAATGACTTTTGGTGGTGGTTGCGAAATGAGTTTACATGCTGACAAAGTGGTTGCTGCTGCAGAAACCTATATGGGATTAGTTGAATTTGGTGTTGGGGTAATTCCTGGCGGTGGAGGTTCGAAAGAATTGGCCTTACGTGCATCCGATTTATTCCGTAAAAACGATGTGGAATTAAATGTTTTACAAGAATATTTTATGACCATCGCTATGGCAAAAGTATCAACTTCGGCTTACGAAGCTTTTGACACAGGACTTTTACAACACGGTAAAGATATTGTGGTGGTAAACAAAGACCGTCAAATTGCAGAAGCCAAAAAACATGCGTTGTTAATGGCAGAAGCAGGTTATACACAACCTATCCGCAGAACTGATGTAAAAGTTTTGGGTAAACAAGCATTGGGAATGTTCTTGGTAGGAACTAACCAAATGGTTGCCGGTAAATACATCTCAGAGCACGATCTTAAAATTGCAAACAAACTGGCTTATGTAATGGCTGGTGGTGATTTATCTGAAGCTACATTGGTGTCTGAACAGTATTTATTAGACATTGAACGCGAAGCATTTTTATCACTTTGTACTGAGAGAAAAACGCTAGAAAGAATTCAGTTCATGTTAACCAAGGGAAAACCACTAAGAAATTAG
- a CDS encoding MarR family winged helix-turn-helix transcriptional regulator: protein MKNKTIDYILRATWQAVSRMYNEEAHKYDATMATGFALLSIDREEGTPSTALGPRMGMEATSLTRTLKSMEEKGLIIRKKNPEDGRGVLIYLTDFGKEKRELSKNTVLKFNESVRKHISEEKINNFIEVAEIINELIQNKNIFNQQENSNDETHH, encoded by the coding sequence ATGAAAAACAAAACAATAGATTATATCTTAAGAGCAACTTGGCAAGCCGTATCCAGAATGTATAACGAAGAAGCTCATAAATATGATGCTACGATGGCAACTGGATTTGCATTATTAAGCATTGACAGAGAAGAAGGAACACCTTCAACAGCATTAGGGCCAAGAATGGGAATGGAGGCTACAAGCTTGACCAGAACCTTAAAATCAATGGAGGAAAAAGGGCTAATAATTAGAAAGAAAAATCCAGAAGACGGCAGAGGAGTTTTGATTTACCTAACCGATTTTGGAAAAGAAAAAAGAGAGCTTTCTAAGAATACTGTTTTGAAATTTAATGAATCCGTGAGAAAACACATCTCGGAAGAAAAGATAAATAACTTCATAGAAGTTGCAGAAATTATCAACGAACTAATTCAGAATAAAAACATATTTAATCAACAAGAAAACAGTAATGATGAAACGCACCATTAA
- a CDS encoding proline iminopeptidase-family hydrolase: MKIKIYTMLFISLLFIVGCKEKTEDSVKANYLDFSKRDDQFTGGIKMIPITTPKGTFKVWTKTVGNNPTIKVLLLHGGPGLTHELYESFDGYFPNESIEYIYYDQLGSYYSDQPNDNSLWTNERFVEEVEQVRKALGCDNTNFYVLGQSWGGILAMEYALKYQKNLKGLIISNMMASAPAYNKYAEEVLGPKLPKAVFEQIKTFEKNKDYTNPKYTELLFKYYYTEHILRMPVDQWPESINRAFKHMNPNVYVYMQGPSEFGITGDATLKDWDVTARLKTITVPTLVIGAKHDTMDPKHMEWMSHEVQNGRFLFCPNGSHLSQYDDQKNYFKGVIQFLRDVDSGDFKKG, from the coding sequence ATGAAAATCAAAATCTACACCATGCTTTTCATCAGCCTACTTTTTATTGTGGGCTGTAAAGAAAAAACCGAAGACAGCGTAAAAGCCAATTATCTGGACTTCTCCAAAAGGGATGACCAATTTACGGGCGGTATCAAAATGATTCCTATCACCACTCCAAAAGGAACTTTCAAAGTTTGGACAAAAACCGTGGGAAACAATCCAACTATCAAAGTATTATTACTTCACGGAGGTCCAGGCCTCACCCATGAACTGTATGAGTCATTTGACGGCTATTTCCCGAATGAAAGCATTGAATACATCTACTATGACCAATTGGGTTCCTATTACAGCGATCAGCCGAACGACAATAGTCTGTGGACAAATGAACGATTTGTGGAAGAAGTGGAACAGGTTCGAAAAGCACTCGGTTGTGATAATACAAATTTTTATGTTTTAGGGCAATCCTGGGGAGGAATCCTAGCCATGGAATATGCTTTGAAATACCAAAAGAATCTAAAAGGGCTGATTATTTCCAACATGATGGCCAGCGCACCTGCTTACAACAAATATGCTGAAGAAGTTCTTGGGCCAAAACTCCCGAAAGCTGTTTTTGAGCAAATAAAAACATTTGAAAAAAACAAGGATTACACCAATCCAAAATACACCGAACTGCTTTTTAAATATTATTATACCGAACACATTCTGAGAATGCCTGTTGACCAATGGCCGGAATCCATAAACAGAGCTTTCAAGCACATGAACCCGAATGTGTATGTCTATATGCAAGGTCCGAGTGAATTTGGAATTACAGGAGATGCCACTTTAAAAGATTGGGATGTCACTGCCCGACTTAAAACGATTACCGTTCCAACTCTGGTGATTGGGGCCAAACACGACACGATGGATCCCAAACACATGGAATGGATGTCACACGAAGTGCAAAACGGACGATTTTTGTTTTGCCCGAACGGTAGCCACCTTTCGCAATACGATGATCAAAAAAATTATTTTAAAGGGGTGATTCAATTTTTGAGGGATGTGGATAGTGGGGATTTTAAGAAGGGATAA
- a CDS encoding long-chain fatty acid--CoA ligase yields MRTITRLFDFPYYQLENYNKLDALVTKQGDVWVKTSTQEYLDKANAISRALLRMGIQKDAKIAIISSNNRTEWHIMDIGILQTGAQNVPIYPTIAQEDYEYILNHSEAMYVFVSDIEVYNKVNNIKANVPSLKEVFSFNEIGGCRNWTELLNLGEDKSNQDVVEDRKNNVKPDDLATIIYTSGTTGRPKGVMLSHRNIVSNVLNSASRIPFEAGKSVALSFLPICHIFERMILYLYQYYGVSVYFGESIDKISSNLKEVRPTVITAVPRLLEKVYDSILAKGTELKGIKKMLFFWAIDLGLRYEPYGANGFWYEFQLKIARKLIFSKWKEGLGGNLDLMVSGSAALQKRLSRVFAAAEIPVMEGYGLTETSPVITVNDMRNRGFKVGTVGKAIDNVEVKIAEDGEILCKGPNVMIGYYKDPIKTAEAIIDGYFHTGDIGNVDQNGFLTITDRKKEMFKTSGGKYIAPQIIENTMKQSRFIEQIMVIGDGEKMPAAFIQPSFEFIKEWEKLHGIEVGKTNQEIISNPKVIARIQEEIDHINPKFGNWEQVKRFELTPDVWSIDGGHLTPTLKLKRKIILEIYKKQYEKIYGHPL; encoded by the coding sequence ATGAGAACGATTACCCGTCTTTTTGATTTCCCTTACTATCAGCTTGAAAATTACAACAAATTAGATGCTTTGGTTACCAAGCAAGGTGATGTTTGGGTAAAAACCTCAACCCAAGAATATCTTGATAAAGCCAATGCAATTTCTAGGGCATTGCTAAGGATGGGCATACAAAAAGACGCCAAAATAGCTATCATTTCAAGCAACAATAGAACGGAATGGCATATCATGGACATTGGTATTTTACAAACCGGCGCCCAAAACGTACCGATTTATCCAACTATTGCTCAAGAAGATTATGAATATATTCTAAATCATTCTGAAGCCATGTATGTATTTGTTTCGGATATTGAAGTATACAATAAAGTAAATAATATAAAGGCGAATGTACCTTCCCTAAAAGAGGTTTTTTCATTCAATGAAATTGGGGGATGCAGAAACTGGACTGAGTTATTAAATTTAGGTGAAGACAAAAGTAATCAGGATGTTGTTGAAGATAGAAAAAACAATGTAAAACCAGACGATTTAGCGACTATCATTTATACATCTGGGACAACAGGACGACCAAAAGGAGTTATGCTGTCACACAGAAATATTGTTTCAAATGTGCTTAACAGTGCTTCCAGAATTCCATTTGAAGCAGGAAAAAGTGTGGCATTGAGTTTCCTTCCTATCTGCCATATTTTCGAAAGAATGATTTTGTATCTATATCAATATTATGGTGTTTCAGTATATTTCGGAGAATCCATAGACAAGATCAGCAGTAATCTAAAAGAAGTAAGACCAACTGTAATTACTGCCGTACCTAGACTTTTGGAAAAAGTATACGATAGTATTCTTGCAAAAGGAACCGAATTGAAAGGAATTAAAAAAATGCTTTTCTTTTGGGCTATCGATTTAGGACTGCGTTACGAGCCTTATGGAGCCAATGGTTTTTGGTATGAATTCCAATTAAAAATTGCCCGCAAACTAATTTTCAGCAAATGGAAAGAAGGTTTGGGAGGTAACTTAGATTTAATGGTTTCCGGAAGTGCCGCTTTACAGAAAAGATTATCACGCGTATTTGCCGCTGCCGAAATTCCAGTTATGGAAGGTTATGGATTGACCGAAACTTCTCCTGTAATTACTGTAAATGACATGAGAAACAGAGGTTTCAAAGTTGGGACTGTTGGAAAAGCCATTGACAACGTTGAAGTAAAAATTGCCGAAGACGGTGAAATTCTTTGCAAAGGTCCAAATGTTATGATAGGTTATTACAAAGATCCTATAAAAACAGCAGAAGCTATCATCGACGGATATTTCCATACGGGAGATATTGGTAATGTTGATCAAAACGGATTTTTGACCATTACAGACCGCAAGAAAGAAATGTTTAAAACTTCTGGAGGAAAATACATTGCACCTCAAATTATCGAAAACACCATGAAACAATCTCGTTTTATCGAGCAGATTATGGTTATCGGCGATGGAGAAAAAATGCCTGCTGCGTTCATTCAACCTAGCTTTGAGTTCATCAAAGAATGGGAAAAACTACACGGTATTGAAGTTGGGAAAACAAACCAAGAAATAATTTCCAATCCAAAAGTAATTGCACGTATTCAGGAAGAAATTGACCATATCAATCCAAAATTCGGAAATTGGGAACAAGTAAAACGTTTCGAATTAACGCCAGATGTTTGGTCAATTGACGGCGGACACCTTACTCCTACTCTAAAATTAAAAAGAAAAATCATATTGGAAATTTACAAAAAACAATATGAAAAAATATACGGTCATCCGCTGTAG